In Gossypium hirsutum isolate 1008001.06 chromosome A10, Gossypium_hirsutum_v2.1, whole genome shotgun sequence, the DNA window tccctgtgtttacagggaacaagttgaagatagcagatttggcatccctgtgtttatagggaacagatcgaagataataGATTTGACACTCCTGTGCTTACAGCGAAGCAAATCGaggatttcagcatggcatccctgtgtttatagggaacaagttgaagatagcagatttggcatccctgtgtttatagggaacagatcgaagataacagatctgacACTTCTATGCttacagcgaagtagatcgaagatttcagcatggtaTCCCTCTGTTTAAAGGGGACAAGTTGAAGACAACAGATTcgacatctctgtattgtcagagagtagatcgaagataccatatttggcatctctgtattggcggagagcagatcgaagacatagttgatttggctttcacgtgtttctTCAGGCGAGTTGGTAAGCTGTTATGTGGAGTTATCAGGttcttttgtgttattttttgtttttgttttgagttTTGTTTATCAGATGGGGATTTTGGGGTTCTGGTGGGTGATTGTTTGCTGTTACTAGTTTGTGGTTGGTTTTGGTACTTGGGTAAGGGTCTTTTTTTATGGGGGAATGTTTGCATTTAGTACCATGGCTGCATTTCTTGCAACTgctgaaatttttaatttcttgattgagcaaaaaaaaaaaactagtcgCCACTCCACtactagttaatttattttttggtttctTGTGAAAAAATTTGTTATGTAAGTGCACGTActgatcaagtaataaagtgataagatGATACCGTTCCTATGAGGACCAAATTCTAAGCTGCTAAATACTAATTAACCAATTTTATCTAATCCGGATCAAGAAAAGAAATTCTAATTACTACTAAAGTTAAAATAAAGGAATTAAAGAGATTTCACTaaactacaaaaaaaaatgaaaattactaAGTTTCTCAATCAATTCTGAAAGATCTTGAAACTCTAATTTACCTAATTTAGTTAATCAATTATCAAAAAATTCAATTGTTCAGTCTACATAATTATTAACCTATGATTAGGTGGCATTAACTAGACCCTCCCAGTATCGACTTAAGTTAATCCCCCTTCCCCACCAGCTATACTCCGATGCTAGGCAAATCGAGCAAAGGTGCTACAAAAAAACGTATTGGGTTGATTTGTGCATTAGGTATATTCCTATCCTAGCTGTAAATTAACTAATTCGTCAGTGCTACTAAAGTTAACCCTAATCTATTTTCATTCATCAGCGCTACTAAAGTTAACCCTAATTTATTTAGTCCAGATCTAAACCTTAATTTTTCTCTTCTACAACAAATCAAGATCACCAAATTAATACAACTTGGTGGACAGAGAAACAGATTAAATAAGCTTAAAGCTGAATAAATAATTAACAGAGATTGAAACAACTGAAgacaaaatatttaattaactaaaaagtaTGATTCATCATCATTCCAAGAAAATAGATTTTAGCTCTTGTTGCATTGAGAAAACATCACAAGAAGAAACTCATAACAAACTCGCTTTGagaaaaaaagtaaaaggaaaataATCTAGAGATAAAAATGATTGTCGAACTAAAGGCAAGCGTTCTAGATCTCTTTTTCTTCTCGTCTTTGCAAGGTTAACGTCCCCCTTGGTGTCAGAGAATTGTTCCTTAGctttttttttcactcattttcCTCTCCTTTTCCGCTTAATCACATCACCCTCTATTTTTAGGGTATTAATTGCTTGGCTCCACCAGACATAGAATTCGTAGTGGAGTATCTGAAATTCTTAATTGAAGATTGTGTTCCACCACACTGAATCAAGTTTGGTGGAGCAAATGATTTCTCTTCACTATTTTTTACCCTGTGTTTCGGGCCCTCCATTCTTCATCTGAAACCTACAATATAGAGAGGAAGATAACACATGAATCCAAACTAACTCTGGAAATGATAAAactcaaataaaatataattaatcagAAAAACTATAAAATGTACTAAAATTTAACCTAAATGCTCAATTTACCTCCATTTgacattttcttttttggtcaccgaATTATTCGAATTTTTCTTTTTCGGTCACCAGCTGTTAAATTACTAACGAAAAGATAACTTGACATCTTTTACAGTtggcataatagcaactttaaccctgAACATTTCTACATTGTGCCAATATAGACTTGATCCTAAAAATCTTAACCTTCAACATTTAAACATTGTGTAATTAGGTTTCTCTCTCTCttgcaattttacttttatttgtgatattgagggataattttgaaagaaaaaaagatgaaaattatcaTCTTGGATTTTCGAGTGTTTTTGTTATATTTCCGAACAAATTTAGTTGatggatttatatatatattttttagctttttaggtaAAACGGTCACAaagaattgaaaaattgaaaaagaagaagaagaccaaattacacaatgtgagaacattgagggttaaatttttagaatcaagactaatttGGCACGGTGTATAAAGGTTGAGATTTAAAGTTTCTTTTATGTCAATTTTATAATCCGCTACATCATCCTCCCATTAGCCATTTAATGGCTGGTGACCATAAAAGAAAAAGTCTAACATTTGAACgaccattttttaagttttaatagttaggtgaaaaaagaaaaaaatgagaaacttATCTATGTGACTACAAGTGTATTTACCatatttttaggttttctttCCCTCTGCTCAACACATGCACTTTTCCTTCTTTAATTGATTACTTAAATAGGAACCCACATTACACACCAACTCAGTAAAACACTTGAAATAagtatacatatttaatgtgGCTGATCtctaaataaatgattaaaactCAAAATTGTACATGAAATTTGATTCAAAGTGCACTTTGATACatcaactttaatttggtgcaattatgcacatgaaaatttaatcgtgGTTCAAATGTATTCttgaaactttgattttaattcaactatatatatttaaagaaataaatacatcgatttattttattttacatcacataaatataaatatttgtgtATGCAACATGTACATATAAAATGGTGTTACATTGCTAATGGTGCTAgtgatttataaaaattgaatcaaatcaaattacacaaaatcaaagtttatgtataacaTTGCACATTAGAATAGAGTTTCAAGTAAAATTTGTATACATGAGTATTTAGGGAAAaaactgaaatataaaaatacgCAATCAATATTTTTACACAAACTAGTACGGTTTTCACTCTTCGCGttggattgattaattgtttgtaccaaattttaaaataaaaattggaaagTTAAAATATGCTCAAGTATCTGTACGCTTATTTTGAGGAATCTAGTCTCCGTATTTTATGGATTTAGAAATTCAAGTCCAACAGTCACGGcaattaaaattcttctattaaattcactGGTTTGACACTTTGAAATAAAAAATCCACTTGGCAgtcatataacattaaaaataatgttgaaaatattaattaagagttTTCCCCCTTAAAACACCCATTCAAACGCATTatgataaaatagaattttttgttgaaataaaattttcattttatttagaataaaaatgaaaggGAAGGTTGAAAAGCCTTCCTCAACTCATGAGCAACAATACAAAGAGTTAATCAGAAAGGAAACATAAAAAAATGGAACAAATAAAAAACGGAAACTTCAAGACACAATTAAATCAAACAATGTGGGGAAGAAGCCTATTTAAGGGCTGCAAATGTATTCCGTAGCTACTTCTCTTCCACATTTATTGAGTAAGAGGCTCAATGAAATAGGAAGGTCGATGGGAATGCCCAACACATTGGCTCTGACAGCAGTGCAAAGGCAAACTGCAGCTTCAAGATCGACCAATCCTTCAATCACGCTGCAACATGTTTCTGTAGGTACGTTTCCGAGATTAACATCCACCAAACCCAACAGGCCAACGCATACACCGAGGTTTAGGGGATTGCATGTACCGGGATGACCATGAGTGATTCTGCCATTATGGTACACATCTCCGGGATGAATATAAACGGGGTTTTCGACATTGTGAGAGCTTacaaaagcaaagaaaagaagGTTAAGAGAAAGAACAAGAGCAGTTGATGCTTTAACATTAGAAGCCATTTCCCAAAAGAAAATGATTTGAAGTGATTGATAAAATGAGTTTTTTGTTGGTGAGAAATTAAGCTGAAACTGCCGATGAAGGTGGCAAAGGGAGCAAAGGGTTTTTATAGCTGGAATGTATGAACTTTGAAGCCTTTTTAGAACTAGAAAATGGGAGGCACTAAGTCGGATTAATTGGAGAATCTTGGATCTTGGAGTATCTGTTTGGCTGgcaactatatatataaaattctCCCACGTCTATGATGGATGATATCTTTATCACAAGGCATCTTTAATCTATTTAATTAGTAACATGAGTACAACGCtgttaatatatgtatatatatatattccatttGCAGACATGCATGGACTAATTAAGGTTTCTGTCATAAATATTTATGTCAAAATCTTTGACCTGCTCAACGGGAGTAATGGTGTGATAAAATTCCGGTTTTGCAGCATCAAATGTTACCGATATGGTTGAGAGTGGCGCATTGAAGGTTTTAATTCGGAGTTAATGTTTAAAGATTGGTGTTCGATTGAAGATAAAATTGATCGTGGTTGCTGCACACTTTCTTCAAGTGATTTGAAATTAGGATGTACAGAGTTGGTAATGTCTCTTT includes these proteins:
- the LOC121207617 gene encoding putative lipid-binding protein AIR1; the encoded protein is MASNVKASTALVLSLNLLFFAFVSSHNVENPVYIHPGDVYHNGRITHGHPGTCNPLNLGVCVGLLGLVDVNLGNVPTETCCSVIEGLVDLEAAVCLCTAVRANVLGIPIDLPISLSLLLNKCGREVATEYICSP